A window of Solea solea chromosome 18, fSolSol10.1, whole genome shotgun sequence contains these coding sequences:
- the myct1b gene encoding myc target protein 1 homolog isoform X1, whose product MAHNETHPFMEILSSVNLGDMILAFCLSMLVGLLLGALVYVLLTWASRRQATVMITRRSNRKTRTSQSNNPTNGQLGLYRSTFLSVYRQPSLEPVGPLGSKPGAETSTFRPVAKRSRAGLEMAEDTQVDMPEDTAASISSDSESLVPNKRHSFWLGGNGLKGFLPSHTGPPAYDSVIHAFEETCT is encoded by the exons ATGGCACACAATGAAACACATCCCTTTATGGAAATACTAAGTTCAGTTAATCTCG GTGATATGATTCTTGCCTTCTGTTTATCAATGCTAGTGGGCCTTCTGCTTGGCGCTCTGGTGTACGTCCTGTTGACCTGGGCGTCCAGGCGTCAAGCCACTGTCATGATCACGAGACGTTCCAATAGGAAAACTCGCACCTCACAATCAAACAACCCAACGAATGGCCAGCTGGGCCTTTACAGAAGCACCTTTCTGAGTGTCTACAGGCAACCGTCTCTGGAGCCTGTGGGTCCACTGGGGAGCAAACCTGGAGCAGAGACCTCCACCTTCCGACCAGTCGCCAAGAGGAGCAGAGCCGGCCTGGAGATGGCAGAGGACACCCAGGTGGACATGCCTGAGGACACAGCGGCTTCCATCTCATCCGATTCAGAATCACTTGTGCCAAACAAGAGACACTCCTTCTGGTTGGGGGGCAATGGACTGAAAGGATTCCTCCCCTCTCACACTGGCCCTCCTGCGTACGACAGTGTCATCCATGCATTTGAAGAGACTTGcacttga
- the myct1b gene encoding myc target protein 1 homolog isoform X2 — translation MLSITQPEGDMILAFCLSMLVGLLLGALVYVLLTWASRRQATVMITRRSNRKTRTSQSNNPTNGQLGLYRSTFLSVYRQPSLEPVGPLGSKPGAETSTFRPVAKRSRAGLEMAEDTQVDMPEDTAASISSDSESLVPNKRHSFWLGGNGLKGFLPSHTGPPAYDSVIHAFEETCT, via the coding sequence GTGATATGATTCTTGCCTTCTGTTTATCAATGCTAGTGGGCCTTCTGCTTGGCGCTCTGGTGTACGTCCTGTTGACCTGGGCGTCCAGGCGTCAAGCCACTGTCATGATCACGAGACGTTCCAATAGGAAAACTCGCACCTCACAATCAAACAACCCAACGAATGGCCAGCTGGGCCTTTACAGAAGCACCTTTCTGAGTGTCTACAGGCAACCGTCTCTGGAGCCTGTGGGTCCACTGGGGAGCAAACCTGGAGCAGAGACCTCCACCTTCCGACCAGTCGCCAAGAGGAGCAGAGCCGGCCTGGAGATGGCAGAGGACACCCAGGTGGACATGCCTGAGGACACAGCGGCTTCCATCTCATCCGATTCAGAATCACTTGTGCCAAACAAGAGACACTCCTTCTGGTTGGGGGGCAATGGACTGAAAGGATTCCTCCCCTCTCACACTGGCCCTCCTGCGTACGACAGTGTCATCCATGCATTTGAAGAGACTTGcacttga
- the myct1b gene encoding myc target protein 1 homolog isoform X3 produces the protein MILAFCLSMLVGLLLGALVYVLLTWASRRQATVMITRRSNRKTRTSQSNNPTNGQLGLYRSTFLSVYRQPSLEPVGPLGSKPGAETSTFRPVAKRSRAGLEMAEDTQVDMPEDTAASISSDSESLVPNKRHSFWLGGNGLKGFLPSHTGPPAYDSVIHAFEETCT, from the coding sequence ATGATTCTTGCCTTCTGTTTATCAATGCTAGTGGGCCTTCTGCTTGGCGCTCTGGTGTACGTCCTGTTGACCTGGGCGTCCAGGCGTCAAGCCACTGTCATGATCACGAGACGTTCCAATAGGAAAACTCGCACCTCACAATCAAACAACCCAACGAATGGCCAGCTGGGCCTTTACAGAAGCACCTTTCTGAGTGTCTACAGGCAACCGTCTCTGGAGCCTGTGGGTCCACTGGGGAGCAAACCTGGAGCAGAGACCTCCACCTTCCGACCAGTCGCCAAGAGGAGCAGAGCCGGCCTGGAGATGGCAGAGGACACCCAGGTGGACATGCCTGAGGACACAGCGGCTTCCATCTCATCCGATTCAGAATCACTTGTGCCAAACAAGAGACACTCCTTCTGGTTGGGGGGCAATGGACTGAAAGGATTCCTCCCCTCTCACACTGGCCCTCCTGCGTACGACAGTGTCATCCATGCATTTGAAGAGACTTGcacttga